A region of the Stieleria neptunia genome:
GCATCGGAAGTGACGACACGTCGATCCGCTTACTGTTGCCGCAAGACATTCCCGAAGCACGCGAGGACGATCCGAAGGGTCGGCGTGCTGCGGAAGTTTTTGCAGCAGCCAAGTCGAAAGGGCTCAAAAGCATCACGGCAAAGATGTGGGCCTACCGAGGCGTTCATATTCCAATCAACGTGTTTGACTTTACGGTCAGTCGTCACCGTGATGGGCCGGACCAATTTTTAGTCGATAGCGAGTATACGGGAACTCTATTGGGAGACTGCTACGGAGCGAACACGGGGATTTACATACGATCAAACGGATTGATCGTTCATGCCGCTTGCGCGGCCCATGCGCGTCGGAAGGTGGAAGCTGCGCTAGACAATCACGCGGAGCATGCAAAGCATTTACTTGGATTGTTTCGATTGATTTATGATGTCGAAGACGAAGCTCGAGAGTTGTCGCCAGCAGAACGCTTGACACTTCGCCAAAAGCAATCGGCTCCCCTTTGGGGCCAGATGCGCGAGTACCTCCAGATGAAGATGATGGACGTGCTGAGTAGTGACAAGATCAGCGATGCGCGAAGTTACATCTTGAATCAATGGCAAGGACTGACGGCTCACCTTGAAGACGGGGAAATCCCGATCGACAACAACTCATGCGAGCAGCTGATGAAGCAAGTAGCACTGGGTCGCAAGAACTGGCTTTTTCTTGGCAGTCTTGCATCGGGTTATCGTACGGCGACATTGATGACGGTCGTCAGCAGCGCGATACGAAACGACCTGGATGTGGCGGCGTACTTGGAAGACGTACTCGACCAGCTTCTCGCAGGCAGTCGCGACTATGCCGCGCTGCGTCCTGACGCATGGGGGACAGCGCATCCGGAGTCGATCCGGGCCCACCGGCAAAAGGAGCGTGAAGCTGACAACATCCGTCGAGAGCGAGATCGGCTTCGCCGCCGCCTCGCCCGCCTGGATCAGTAGCTGGCACTGCAAGGCAGCATTCAGGACTGTCTTTCGATAAAAGAAAACTGACGTAGAACACACCTCGCGCGTCACGAGGGAGTCACGCGCCTGCTAAGCTCGCGTTGGGCCCTATGAGATCAAGACGCTTGTCCCGGCGGATCGCGGATCATCTACGGCCAGTGGATCCGAGAATCGGGCGATAGCTCTTTCCCTGAAACATGGCCACGGCGTCGCCCCGTTGGCCCACCTAACCCATGGTGCTCCTGGGCGCTTACAAACGTACTCTAGAATTCTTGTGATCTCCTGATCGTATTGCGGTTCCGGATGATCACTACGAACCTTCTTCACAGCGCGATTGACGACCCTGATCGTCCGCCTTGCTTCGGCTTCGTTATCAGGGAGTGGCGGACGCTCGGGTGCTTTGCCGTGGGCCAGCATCATCCAGTATCCGGCAAATGGCTTGGGGATATCGTGGGATTTGCAAAGCGTACCGATCTCCGAGTCGCTGCAGCCGAGTTCTTTGGCGATGTGCGTCGCCGGTTTGGACCAAACCAGTTCATAGAATTCGGCTCGGGTGAACTTTGATTCGGTCCCGTATTGCGTAGGCATGGCACGGCCTCGGATGCAAGTTTGTCTGGTAGAGCGATGGGGGCACTGATGGAAAGCTTCGAGCTGGAGATTGGTGATGGCAGATTGATGGAGGGGCAGAACCCTGGAGAGGCAGAACGATGGAGAGGCGGAATGATGGAGAGGCAGAATGATGTCGGCCTGGGAGCAAATCGGTGGTGAGTTCCATACCGTTTTGGCAATCGGGGGGTGCATGAAAATACCGCGATTTGCCGTGTTTTAGCGTGATTCTGTGTACCGGTTTGCGTCACCTCGAAAACATTGGTATTTTGCTTCTTTTCCAGAGGAAACGCCGGAAAAACACGGTTTCTCTTATAAGAGAAAATACCTTTTTGGGACCAGAAGGTCGCACGTTCAAATCGTGTCGCCCCGACTTGAAAAGCCCGTTTTTACGGGCTTTTTCCATGCGCCGTGCACCCCTTTTCGATAAAATCCTGTTATTTCGGGTGCAGAGAAGGGTGCAGACGTGCGTCGCAGATATGAGCTGACTTGGATTGCATCGCAGCGACGTTGGCGTAAGCGATACAGGAAGCAAGAGTACTTCTTCCCAGCCAAGCCGGGCGAGACAAAGGAGAGCTCTTACCGGCGGGTCATCGTCGAATGGACTCGGAAGAAAGCCGAAATCGATCTTGCAGATTCGGAAACGCAGGAGACGAAGCTGCGTGAGTCATGGCAGCCACTGCTCAACCGCGTCCGAGAAATGCAGGCTGCCGTCTCAAACGAGGACACGCCAACGAATCGAAAGATCTGGCTCGACCTCGAGCGTCTGTTCGTCGATGAGATGATCGGCACCGCGACCGCAACAAAGCTTCCGCGAATAGCTATGCCAATCCCATCAAGGAATATGCCCCATTTTTTCGCTGTTTTTAGGCCTGGACACGCTCCGGTGTCGGCCACCGGAGCATGAAGCAAGCTACCCCGCAAGGGTATCCCCGACTGCGGAAAACACGGGACGAAACGAATCGACCAGCATAAGTACCCCCGAAAGCACCCCCGAAAGTACCCCGAAACCGGCCTATTTGTTTGCCGAGTGCATACGCGACCACCTGTCCGATGCCGAGTTGGGTGACTTGCTGACCTCATTGCGCACGGCAGATGAACCGGCACAGTACAAATTGATGGAACGTAGCCCATGAGCTGTTGGCCCTTGCACAGGCGAACAATTGGACCAAAGTTACGAGACACCGAGCGCGATTTGGAATTTCTGAGGCCAGGAAGCAACAGCGGTTATGATGGGGCATGTATGCCAACAGTCTGCGAGTAAGCACGTCAGCAGCTTTGATGTCCGTCGGCTCGGCCCGCCAGTCACATCGAACTCATACGACGGCTGGATTCTCCGGTTGAGTCCCAGCGTGGGTTGCTTGGTGGGACACAGATTGAAACCGCCAGAAAATTCGAAAACGACGACCGCACGCGATTAAATAGGGCCGTTGAGAGACTCAACCATGATAATTCTTTGCCTGATGAAGTCAGAGAGGTCCTGTCAGGTTATCCTGAATGCAGACAATGGCTTCGAGCGAGCGGAGTGGGAATGGACGTGATCGGGTCATAACCTCAGAACGCCAAGGACCCTCAACCTGACATGCATTTCCTGTCCGACCGCTAGCGTGCGTGCAGATCGTTACAAATTGCTTTCCGCTCATGCTTTTGCAGACTGGCAATCGCATTCAACATCAGGTTCAGCAGGGTGCTTCCAATGAAAAACCGCACACGACACCAGATGTATTGGGGAAGTATGCGGCAATGCGAGTTGAGAGGTAAATCCATTGAAGGGAAATACGTTCTGGGCAAGATCCTCCTATGCGTTTTGGTTGTATTTGGCTCGACAAACCAATTCGCTTTTGCTGACTGTTCGGCGACAATTGGTTCTCCGCTTTAGCGACAACTAGTATTCCCGATTACGAATCCGATTTTTATTGAGAGGCCTTTGCTGACCGTCCAGCTGACTTCGTTTTCTTGGCTGTTTCCACGCGATAGCTTGGCACGTTCAACTCGATGATCACGCTGTGGTGAACCAAGCGATCGATCGCCGCCGCCGTCGTCATCGCATCTTTGAAGATCTGGTCCCACTTGCTGAACGCCAAGTTGCTCGTCAACAGAACACTCCCTCTCTCGTAACGTTCCGCCAGCAGCGTGAACAGCACCTCCATCTCTTCTCGATTCTGCTGCACGTAACCCAGGTCGTCGATCATCAGGCCCTCGAAACGAGACAGTTGCTTGATGTACTTCTGCAGGCGAAGATCCCGCTTTGCGATCAGCAACTGTTGCACCAGCAAGCTGCACGTTGTCAGAAGCATGCTCCGGCCTTGCTGGACGAGTTGATTCGCCAAGGCACAAAGCGCGTGACTCTTCCCCGCACCGGGCTGACCGAAAATCAGTACGTTCTCCCGACGATCCAAGAACGATCCCTCCCGAAGACTCTCCAGTTGTCGTGTCACTGACAATGGCAAGCGATCGAAGTTGAACGTCTCCCATGTCTTGCCCAGCGGAAGACGTGAGTTGGTCATTAGACGCTTGATCCGACTCTCGTTGCGGGCCTGGCATTCCAGTTCCGCCAGTTCCGATAAGTATTGAACATGGCTGAGATCCTCCGCGGCTGCTCGGTCGGCCGTCGCTTGAAACTGGTCGCGAAACATCGGCAGACGCAAGCTGCGAAACTGCTCCTTCAGCCGCTCCTCGGTCCGTTCGTTGCTCGTCCTCGTGGGCGGGGTCTTGGGAGGCTGCCGTATCGACGATTCGGTCTTTTTCGATTGGGGCTTTCGTGTGGTTGATTGATTCATCGTTTGGACTCTCCTTGTCAAACGTGTCAAATAATTCGTCATAGTCTTTCAAGTTCGGTGCTTTGACATCGATGTCGGTCACCGGCTTGATCTCGATCGCTTCACTCACCATCAGCCGAACCTGATCGACATCGATGGATTGTCCCGATTGGATTTGAAGACGCAGTGCATTCTGCACCGCATCTTGGCTTTCTCGAGCCGCTAATTGCAGGATCTCAAGATACTTCCTCACCGCCACCTTCTCGCTGTGAGCGTCGCATAGCATGTCATAGGCGATTCGGAAGTGACTCGTCGGGAACATGTCCTGACGGTATTTGTAGTTTTCGAATGCTCCCGGTTTGCGAACCAATGAATCGATCACGTGCCGGTAGTTGATGGCCGATCCGCCGACGCCAGTAAGTCGTGGCATCCGTTGCACGTGGATGCCGTGATGCGTCACATCGATCCACTCGGCACCGATCCGCACATCGACTTTTTGACCGATCAATCGGCTAGGAACCGAATAGATGTTTTTCTTGACATTAATCGTGCTGCTACTGCCGACGATGATGCCTTGTTGGTTGTCATCGGTATCAAGCTTACTATCGGGAAGTGGTCGCAAATGCGAGCGTTCAATTTCAAATCGATTTAAGCGCGCATCATTAGCGCGAACGATCAGGGATCGAACGAAATGCATGTAGTCTTCACGACTGGCGAAGTCGCGACTACCGCGAAGTAGCAATGCTTGGTCGACTCGATTCTTGAGATGACCGTTGGATGACTCAACGTCGCCGTTTTCGTTCGCACAGCGAACGTTGATTCGCTCTGACTTGGTGCCATAGTGATCCATCAACGCTCCATAGCGAGCAGTGAGTTCTTTCTTTGAAGAGTGATTGTTGATCGCAGCGCTAAGGCTATCAGTGCGGTGACGCTCGGGCACTCCGCCGAATTCCCAAAACGCATTTTGAATCCCCTCGCTGAGCGCTTCGAAAGATTCGGAGAAACACAGAGAGACCGACTCGACGTTGGAATACGTCAGGACACAATGAAAGAGCATGTGTTCAAACGAAACGCCCGCGATGGTCACGTTCAGTGTGTTCATGACGGTGAAGTCACTCGCAGCAACCCGAGCCGGATGATGGACCTGCGGGAAGATCACTGCTTTGTCTGGACCTTCTGTACTGCGCCACAATCGGACTCGACGTTCGAAGGTTCGTCGAGTGGAGTCTGGGTAGACGCCTGGATAGCGGTCTTGCAGCCACTGGAAAAGGGTCTTGGCCTGCAGTCGCGGTTCGGCCTCAAGCCTGATCTGCACCTCGTTCCAGACATCGGCGAATGGATCGATGCGAGTCCGGTAATCTCGCGGCTTCTTCCGCTGAGAGGGGAGCCGATTGTCGTTTCGATAATGTCTTGCCGTTTTCTCATCCATCTCAGTCATCCTTGACGATGCGGCCAGTGACTTGCCAGATGCTAGCAAACGCCGCAGTTCTTTAACCTTTCCGTCGCATTGCCTCAACAATTCGGATACCGAACGATGGTGGTTGCCTCAACAGAAAGATACCCAAATCGTAGGTGGCGCCATGGAAATGCAAGCAAAAGCTGCACTGATTGACTCGATTCGTTCGCGATACTACGGCGCACGGAAACGAGACAAGTCGCGGATACTCGATGAATTTGTTGCGATTACCGGACACCAACGTAAGTACGCGCTGCGAATTCTCGCTGAACGCCAAAACACCACCCCAGAGCGTTGTGAAGTCGTGGGCCGCAAAATATACGACTGCGCGGTCAAGGAGGTGCTTGTAACGCTCTGGGAATCTTCCGATCGCCTATGCGGCAAACGCCTCAAAGCGATTCTTCCCGAGTTGCTGAAGTCGATGGAGTCGCACGGTCACATGAATCTTGATGATTCTCTCAAGACGCGGGTGTTGTCGGCAAGTGCTTCAACCATAGACCGACTGCTTCGTCCTATACGTGAGGAAGCGACTGGAAAGAAACGCGTTCGCCCAAAGAAAAAGGTCCGCGCTGCAGTTGCCGTCAAGACCTTTTCCGAATGGGATGATGTCGCCCCTGGGAGTCTCGAAGTAGATTTTGTTGCTCACTGCGGAGGGAATCTATCCGGCCCATTCATACACAGTTTGGTTGCTACAGACGTTGCGTCTGGATGGACGGAATGCATCCCGATTCTGATTCGCGAGCAGTCTCTCGTCGTCGAATCTTTGGAATTGCTGCGGAACAGATTTCCGTTTCCAGTCCTGGGAATAAACACTGACAATGACAGTTCGTTCATCAACGAATCAGTCATCAAATTCTGCGATTCCCAAAGTATCACATTTACTCGATCACGGCCCTATCGAAAAAACGATCAGGCATGGATCGAGCAGAAGAACGGTTCTATCGTTCGCAAACACCTCGGCTATCAGCGATTCTCGGGACCGATCGCATGCCAAACCATCGCACATCTTTTCGATAGTGTTCGTTGGTACGTGAACATGTTTCAGCCATCCTTCAAGCTCTTAAGCAAGACTCGTGACGGCGCCAGGGTAAGCAAGAAGTTTCACTCACCTCAAACGCCATGTGAACGGCTACTTAGTGACTCGCGAGTATCATCCGAATCGAAAGAGTATTTGCGACGCAACCGTCTTGAACAGGACCCGCTAGAACTACTACACGCAATCCGACAATCGCAAGCTGCGCTGGATTCGCTGTCGACGGAGGATTCGCTCTCCCAGGAGCAGCAGATTGATCTCGAAGAATTTCTTTCACAGTTACCGGAGCTATGGAAGAAAGGCGAGGCCCGACCAACTCATCAGCCGAAGCCGATGCGAACGCGAGATTATCGAACGCGTCCAGACCCCTTTGAAGGAGACTGGACGACGATTCTTGGATGGCTTGAAAAATCCCCAGACGCAACTGCGTCGTCGTTACTCGAAAGGCTCATCGAACGATCGCCCGACAAATACAACGGCGGTCAACTACGAACGCTTCAACGTCGCGTGAGTCAGTGGCGGAATATCATGGCAAGGAAATTAGTGACGGGCACCACGGCGACCTAAGTGTCTTGCTCGCCTATGAAAAATGTAACCGCTGGCATAGGGCGGCTTCGCTACGCTCAGCAGCCCTATGCCAGCATTCTTTCTAGTCCTTCCATTTGGGTATCCTTCTCGGCTGAGGCAACACGGCCGGGAAAACCAATCGCCGCTAGACAGCGTTGAGCCCTCACCGTTCCACGAGACGCCAGAAGTCGAAAAACTATGCGGCAGAAAGTTTGAAACGATCGAAGCGTTTCGTGAGTTTGGGAAGGGCACTGACCAAGCGACATTCCAACGATTGGCTGGACTCTACGGTTCACTCTATTTCGATGAAATGGCCCACCCGGTCGAATTAACTCGGTTTGGTGACTATCGCGAAATTGCTCCAGGCATTTGGTTCCCCCATCTAGCGACAGACGTTTTCGTGGGCCAATCAGCTTCTGATCCCAACAAGTTCCGATTCTCGCGTGGAGAGCTACGAGTCATCACTCTGGAAACCAGTGGTTCACTCGAGGAAACGATTGCTACGTTTGTCTCTGAGATGCCAAAATAGACCCTCTCCCCCTTAATGTTGGGCATTGGACTTGCCATCAAGTCTTCTTTAGGGCACTACTTCGCGGACAGGAAATTCGACTTCTTTTGCAAGGTCCGCAAAAAGCCGGAGTATTCCCGCTTGTACTTTCGAACAAAGTCCCAAGGGGAAACTCAACATGATATTTCGCAGCTCAATTCTGACGACTCTCGTATTTCTGCAGGCCACCGTTGCTCAAGCCCAATCGTCGGTGCGAATCGCCAAAGCGCAGGAGCAAACGCTGCAACAACGTCAGCAGGTGACTGGTTCTTTGCGAGCCGTTGCTCGCGGTGATGTTGCGGCACTGGAAGCTGGAAGACTGGTTGAGTTAACGGTTCGTGAAGGCGACCTACGCCGTTTACCTGCTGCCACCGCTCGACTATCTGCCGAAAGGAAACCGCAACGTTATCTGCGGCGTGATGGTCCCACCGCCCGGTTATAGTGTCGACCAACTATTCGAGATCGGCAATCGGATCGAGCCCAAACTTTCACCGTTGTGGGAAGCCGCTGGTGACCGTTTCGCCATCGAGGAAAAACGTCGCGGCTGGACAAACCCACTTGCCAAACCGAACATCCGCCTCCCGATAGGCGAAGGCGCTCAAACCGTTGACGCTCCGCTGCTCAGCCAGTTCTTCATGGTCGCTCGCGAAGGCCGCATATTTCAAGTCGCCATTCCGATGGAAGCGACGAAGACGCCCGACGCATTACCGCTGCTCGCTCAAGCGATGGCATCATCATCCCACGTCGTTTCGAACGAGGTGGCGAGCTAAAAGACCTCAAGATCATCAACGCCAATTCGCTTGGCGACTCTCCCGTTTACGACATGATGAACGCTCCAGTTGCAACACGCCGCGACGGAGTCATCGATTTGGCAAGCATTGCTGAAGTTGAACGAGTCCGAGTGCAGGATCAAAACCGCTCAACGACAATCCCGCGGCTGGCTCGTGTGTCTCAGATCCAACCATGAGGTCGGTGAGAGTCTGGCAGCATTTTATTCACCACAAATCACCACAAAGCGATTCGGATAGGGAGCCTACATAATGAATATTGGAATCATAGGCGCAGCGACTTTCGGCGGGTGCATTCCCATTTAGTTGACGTTTTTGCTAGCAACCCGTCGGGGGCTTGGCTGCTGTTTCTGGATCCGGTGTTGACGGTATCTTGGGCGATTCAAGGATGATTTCCCACTCGCCTAGCAAGGATGCCGACGACAATGCAAGGACTAGACATGGGGCAAGAGAATGGTGAGCGGATTGAGTCGGCTGAAGAAATGCTCGCGCTCTTTTACGCTCAGTTGGTTCCCAAAGTTACGCTCTGGAAACAACGGATCTCAGATCATCCCGAGCAACTCGCAACGCTGGAAAGAACCATCCATGATGCCTTTGCCCGCGGTGCGGACATGGTCGTCGCCGGGCTGATCTCCGCGACCATGATCGAAAAAGGTTTTGAAAAAGCATGCCAATCGAGTCGGGTCAACTTCTCAAGACCGCTTCAGAAAGGGCGCGAGACTAGGGTCGCCGTTCGATTGCTCGGCGGCATGCTGTTCTGGGCCACAGCGCTCTACTGTGCCCCTAAGAAAAAGTTGCTTGGTCGAGACGATTCGCCCCGCGTCGGCTTGCATGTTTCGCTTGCTCAATTCGGGTTCGGCAAAGGCGTCTCGCCCGCGCTGGAGAGTCGCGTGGCACGCCAAGTGGCATTGTGTCCTTCGATCGAAGTGGCTCACCGAGAACTGGTTCGCGATGGTATCACACTTGATATCAAGGCGGTCAAACGGATCGCCTATCAATCTGGCGACGGCTTATTGCGCCTACGACGGCATCGGCTCAAACTGTTTCGGCAGGGCAAGTTGGCGAGCACCGGTGAATTGGCCGGGAAACGAGTGTCGGTGCAAATTGATGGCGGAAGAATGAAAATACGCGGCAAAATGCTACCTGCATCGACTTCCAATGCGTCAAGCGATGATGTCGCTCAGGGGCAAGCTGACTCGCCCGGACGCTCGGCAAAGAAACCTGCACGCTCGTTTGAAGCGGACTGGCGGGAGCCTAAACTGATGACGATTTTTGTTCACGACGAGCAGGGGCGGATGGTGAAGGAGCATGAAGCGACGATCGATGGCACCCTGACTGGGCCCGACGCGATCGCCGAATTGGTTGCGATGCATCTGCATCGGCTCGGAGCCGCGGAGGCACATAGCGTGACGTTCGTCGCCGATGGCGCCCCCTGGATTTGGGATCGTATTGATCGCATCATTCAATATGCGGGACTCACGAGCGTCGTCACGCATCAGGTCTTGGACTGCTGCCATGCGGTGCATCACGTTTCCAAAGCGCTTGCTTCGCTTGGGCTCGACGCAGACGTCCGCCAGGGGCTTTATCGTCAGTACCGAACGCTGCTGCGAAACGGTCAATGGCGGCGAGTGGTTGATGAGCTCGCCGGCCTAGAACGCGTCGGAAAATCGGCCACAGAACTGGAAACAGAAATCCATTACCTTTGCCGACATGGTGAAGCGGGTCGGTTGAGTTACCCTGCCTATCGTCGCAGCGGAATCCCTTGTGGTAGCGGGGCGATCGAAAGCAGCATTCGCCGCGTGATCAATTTGCGTCTAAAGAGCAATGCAATGTTTTGGAAAAGCGAAAACGCGGAGCAGATGCTTCAAGTTCGCGCTCATCTGATTCCTAATCGTTGGGATGAATCAATCGGCGAGCTGGCCGAATTCCGTCGCACCCAGGCAAGCGACAGTTGGCACTGGGAGCCTCGTCCAATGAGCTGCAAAGTTGAAGCCACTGACCAACAACTCCTTTCGGCCGACGATTAACGTGATTTTTGCGTCAACTAAATGGGAATGCACCCCTTTCGGCACGACACTCGCTGCCAAACTCGTAGCCGTTGGTCACGAAGTATT
Encoded here:
- a CDS encoding integrase catalytic domain-containing protein — its product is MPQQKDTQIVGGAMEMQAKAALIDSIRSRYYGARKRDKSRILDEFVAITGHQRKYALRILAERQNTTPERCEVVGRKIYDCAVKEVLVTLWESSDRLCGKRLKAILPELLKSMESHGHMNLDDSLKTRVLSASASTIDRLLRPIREEATGKKRVRPKKKVRAAVAVKTFSEWDDVAPGSLEVDFVAHCGGNLSGPFIHSLVATDVASGWTECIPILIREQSLVVESLELLRNRFPFPVLGINTDNDSSFINESVIKFCDSQSITFTRSRPYRKNDQAWIEQKNGSIVRKHLGYQRFSGPIACQTIAHLFDSVRWYVNMFQPSFKLLSKTRDGARVSKKFHSPQTPCERLLSDSRVSSESKEYLRRNRLEQDPLELLHAIRQSQAALDSLSTEDSLSQEQQIDLEEFLSQLPELWKKGEARPTHQPKPMRTRDYRTRPDPFEGDWTTILGWLEKSPDATASSLLERLIERSPDKYNGGQLRTLQRRVSQWRNIMARKLVTGTTAT
- the tnpC gene encoding IS66 family transposase; amino-acid sequence: MDKLKQLQREIEALRAKNSTLESVNESLAATNASLTNKVDSLAVNNQSLATTNESLVQDAKSLAAAKEDLESKNEDLRKQLSKKQDELDALIRRIFGRQSERFEDDDQLKFEFASQAEIDDAREGIKQAIEENDRAGKRNKPPKRRKREERFPDSLPRKEVIVDLSDEEKEGLVRIGEDVVESAHFTRGAAYIIRKIFPKYVHPEDPRAGILQAPRPAALIQGDRYDTSFAASVIANRLGYHLPIYRQEDMFAECGLYLSRSTLLNLQEAAERVLRPFVQWLADLVRTDSCIGSDDTSIRLLLPQDIPEAREDDPKGRRAAEVFAAAKSKGLKSITAKMWAYRGVHIPINVFDFTVSRHRDGPDQFLVDSEYTGTLLGDCYGANTGIYIRSNGLIVHAACAAHARRKVEAALDNHAEHAKHLLGLFRLIYDVEDEARELSPAERLTLRQKQSAPLWGQMREYLQMKMMDVLSSDKISDARSYILNQWQGLTAHLEDGEIPIDNNSCEQLMKQVALGRKNWLFLGSLASGYRTATLMTVVSSAIRNDLDVAAYLEDVLDQLLAGSRDYAALRPDAWGTAHPESIRAHRQKEREADNIRRERDRLRRRLARLDQ
- the istB gene encoding IS21-like element helper ATPase IstB; the protein is MTNYLTRLTRRVQTMNQSTTRKPQSKKTESSIRQPPKTPPTRTSNERTEERLKEQFRSLRLPMFRDQFQATADRAAAEDLSHVQYLSELAELECQARNESRIKRLMTNSRLPLGKTWETFNFDRLPLSVTRQLESLREGSFLDRRENVLIFGQPGAGKSHALCALANQLVQQGRSMLLTTCSLLVQQLLIAKRDLRLQKYIKQLSRFEGLMIDDLGYVQQNREEMEVLFTLLAERYERGSVLLTSNLAFSKWDQIFKDAMTTAAAIDRLVHHSVIIELNVPSYRVETAKKTKSAGRSAKASQ